One window from the genome of Bacillus kexueae encodes:
- the queC gene encoding 7-cyano-7-deazaguanine synthase QueC, giving the protein MKKEKAVVVFSGGQDSTTCLFWAMKQFDEVVAVTFDYNQRHQSEIDVAKEITKELKIEHHILDMALLNQLAPNALTRNEMEIEQKEGELPNTFVPGRNLLFLTFASILAKQIGAKHIVTGVCETDFSGYPDCRDVFVKSCNVTVNLAMDDQFVFHTPLMWLNKKETWKLADELGAFEFVRTKTLTCYNGIVADGCGECPACQLRQKGLEEYLLEKDGGQ; this is encoded by the coding sequence ATGAAAAAGGAAAAAGCTGTTGTCGTATTTAGCGGTGGACAAGATAGTACCACTTGCTTATTTTGGGCAATGAAGCAGTTCGATGAAGTGGTGGCGGTTACGTTCGATTATAATCAACGCCATCAATCGGAAATAGATGTAGCGAAAGAAATTACAAAGGAATTAAAAATTGAACATCACATTTTAGATATGGCATTACTTAATCAGCTCGCTCCAAATGCGTTAACGCGAAACGAAATGGAAATAGAGCAAAAAGAAGGCGAGCTCCCAAACACGTTTGTACCAGGAAGAAATCTTTTGTTTTTAACGTTTGCTTCCATTTTGGCTAAACAAATCGGTGCCAAACATATCGTTACAGGAGTTTGTGAGACGGATTTTAGCGGATATCCAGATTGCCGAGATGTATTTGTGAAATCGTGTAACGTTACAGTTAATTTAGCAATGGACGATCAATTCGTTTTCCATACACCGCTAATGTGGCTAAATAAGAAAGAGACATGGAAGCTTGCGGATGAGCTAGGTGCATTTGAGTTTGTTCGTACGAAAACGTTAACGTGTTACAACGGTATCGTGGCAGATGGATGCGGAGAATGTCCAGCTTGTCAATTACGTCAAAAAGGATTAGAAGAATATTTACTTGAAAAGGACGGGGGACAATAA
- the queE gene encoding 7-carboxy-7-deazaguanine synthase QueE, translating to MRNKLIPVIEIFGPTVQGEGMVVGQKTMFVRTAGCDFSCSWCDSAFTWDGSGKSEIKLMSPLEIWEELYRLAPANFSHVTISGGNPALYPQMEELIDFLHEKKVKVAIETQGSRYQSWLTKVDDLTISPKPPSSGMTHDLTILDRIMDEVTKEHSHSHPSLKVVIFDEQDLAFAKDIHKRYEEVPFYVQVGNPLVNESDNDSLVRLLLERYERLIDEVMKDEELLHVRVLPQLHTLVWGNKRGV from the coding sequence ATGAGAAATAAATTAATTCCTGTAATTGAAATTTTTGGGCCGACTGTGCAGGGAGAAGGAATGGTCGTCGGTCAAAAAACGATGTTTGTACGAACTGCCGGTTGCGACTTTTCATGCTCTTGGTGCGACTCTGCATTTACGTGGGACGGAAGTGGAAAAAGTGAAATTAAACTGATGTCCCCGCTTGAAATTTGGGAAGAGCTATATCGACTTGCTCCAGCTAACTTTTCGCATGTCACAATCTCAGGAGGAAATCCTGCTTTATATCCTCAAATGGAAGAGTTGATTGACTTTCTGCATGAGAAGAAGGTAAAGGTTGCTATTGAAACACAAGGCAGTCGTTATCAAAGCTGGCTTACAAAAGTGGATGATTTAACGATTTCACCTAAACCACCAAGCTCTGGGATGACACATGATTTAACGATTTTAGATCGAATTATGGACGAGGTGACAAAGGAGCATTCACACTCACACCCTTCGTTAAAAGTGGTCATTTTTGATGAACAAGATCTAGCTTTTGCAAAGGATATTCATAAGAGATATGAAGAAGTACCGTTTTACGTTCAAGTCGGGAATCCGCTTGTAAACGAAAGTGATAACGATTCACTCGTTCGTCTATTATTAGAACGGTACGAACGGCTAATTGACGAAGTGATGAAGGATGAAGAGCTGCTACACGTTCGTGTATTGCCACAGCTTCACACACTCGTCTGGGGAAATAAACGCGGTGTATAA
- a CDS encoding NAD(P)/FAD-dependent oxidoreductase, translating to MNIVIVGTEFGGLAASMALVHKLKRQEIQVTVISDRDYFLFRPSLVWVPFGEREIENLTVPLTTLFHQHGINFIKDRVLNISAEQKVISLLSGQKITFDYLILASGASLDFSKLRGRKRQFHSFYTEPTAVHTRRIVHNIQPGNSVVIGSSKQNPNPLPAYEFAFELHHFLQKKSIKANLSFFTAEKSIASFYPKKLQEKVQNLFTEKNISVYENCDIQKVQKHHIILSQNVTIPFEQLFVIPPYKGASFIYSSDIPHDNGLVTVRNTMQSIKWEYVYAVGDGATILSSTWMKNGHSAEQQGVISAKNVLSQLNNKQAQATFQPSLMSLMETGSDGGILAIHYKLFHLELSGLIPHQMKKIFESYYLKKVELFGEA from the coding sequence GTGAATATTGTCATCGTTGGAACTGAATTTGGTGGATTAGCTGCAAGTATGGCGCTGGTTCATAAGTTAAAAAGACAGGAAATTCAAGTCACGGTCATAAGTGATCGCGATTATTTTTTATTTCGCCCGTCGCTTGTGTGGGTTCCATTCGGAGAGCGAGAAATAGAAAATCTCACCGTCCCCCTTACAACTCTTTTTCATCAGCACGGGATAAATTTTATAAAGGATCGGGTGTTGAACATTTCTGCTGAACAGAAAGTCATCTCCCTTTTAAGTGGACAAAAGATTACCTTTGATTATTTAATCCTCGCCTCAGGAGCATCCCTTGATTTCTCAAAGCTACGTGGGCGGAAACGGCAATTTCATTCTTTCTACACTGAACCGACAGCAGTACATACGAGAAGAATCGTTCACAACATACAGCCGGGGAATTCGGTTGTCATTGGCAGTAGCAAACAAAACCCGAATCCACTGCCAGCCTATGAATTCGCGTTTGAACTTCACCATTTTTTACAGAAAAAATCCATAAAGGCAAACCTTTCTTTTTTTACGGCGGAGAAGTCGATTGCTTCCTTTTATCCGAAGAAACTGCAAGAGAAAGTACAGAATCTCTTTACAGAAAAAAATATATCCGTTTATGAAAACTGTGATATTCAAAAAGTTCAAAAGCATCACATCATTTTGTCTCAGAATGTAACAATTCCTTTTGAACAACTATTTGTGATTCCACCATATAAAGGGGCTTCATTCATTTATTCAAGTGATATTCCTCATGATAACGGACTTGTCACAGTACGAAACACGATGCAGTCAATCAAATGGGAGTATGTGTATGCAGTCGGGGACGGGGCTACCATTCTTTCAAGTACGTGGATGAAAAATGGGCATAGTGCAGAACAGCAAGGGGTCATTTCAGCAAAAAACGTACTTTCACAACTGAATAACAAACAAGCTCAAGCTACCTTTCAACCGAGCTTAATGAGCCTGATGGAAACAGGTTCGGATGGCGGGATATTAGCCATCCATTACAAACTGTTCCATCTTGAGCTTTCTGGCTTGATTCCACATCAGATGAAAAAAATATTCGAATCCTACTATTTAAAGAAAGTGGAACTGTTCGGAGAAGCGTAG
- the queD gene encoding 6-carboxytetrahydropterin synthase QueD → MLQQVYPQVQHEYEYELNKDMQFAAAHFIPNEAAGNCQNMHGHTYFVNLTIAGDELDDAGFLVNFSALKKMVHGQFDHTVLNDHPQFSQNDPNRFPTTEVLARTIYEMVQQELDRLPNQPKCLQVFVRETPTSYVVYRPKKEKQR, encoded by the coding sequence ATGCTTCAACAAGTATACCCTCAAGTACAGCATGAGTATGAATATGAGTTAAATAAAGATATGCAGTTTGCAGCTGCCCATTTCATTCCGAATGAAGCGGCTGGGAATTGCCAAAATATGCACGGACATACGTATTTCGTGAATTTGACGATTGCGGGGGACGAATTGGATGATGCCGGATTTTTAGTGAACTTCAGCGCGTTGAAAAAAATGGTTCACGGGCAGTTCGACCATACGGTGCTAAATGATCACCCTCAATTCAGTCAGAATGACCCGAATCGTTTCCCGACGACGGAAGTGCTTGCGCGAACGATATACGAGATGGTACAACAAGAGCTTGACCGACTCCCGAATCAACCGAAATGCTTGCAAGTGTTTGTGCGTGAAACACCGACAAGCTACGTTGTGTATAGACCGAAAAAGGAGAAGCAACGATGA
- a CDS encoding DUF6254 family protein: protein MTQSKKQQERQWNVRKQSQNEHGKVKPFKELDSKSK from the coding sequence ATGACTCAATCGAAAAAACAGCAAGAACGACAATGGAATGTCCGAAAACAATCACAAAACGAACATGGAAAAGTGAAACCATTCAAAGAACTGGACAGCAAGAGTAAATAG
- a CDS encoding metallophosphoesterase family protein — protein sequence MEKIAIISDIHGNIPALEAVLADINSRGVERIFCLGDLVGKGPSGKKATQIIREHCEVVIRGNWDELMGKEDVHEVVKWHQSQLSHEEITYLTSLPFSFDFQMSGRYIRLFHASPFSVWTRIQPWDSMEKRLSMFENTNEVLGHSNEPDIVGYGDVHNAFIQHLEGKTLFNTGSVGNPLDMTQASYVLLEGVYGAEDIAPFSIQFVRVPYDIERALREAKEERLPDYEWYEQELLTGRYRGLPT from the coding sequence ATGGAGAAAATCGCCATTATTTCAGACATTCATGGAAATATACCAGCGTTAGAAGCGGTTCTAGCGGATATTAACAGTCGCGGTGTTGAGCGTATTTTCTGCCTTGGTGACTTAGTAGGGAAGGGACCGAGTGGAAAAAAAGCGACTCAAATCATTCGAGAACATTGCGAAGTCGTTATCCGTGGAAATTGGGACGAGCTGATGGGAAAAGAGGATGTTCATGAAGTGGTGAAATGGCATCAAAGCCAATTATCTCATGAAGAAATCACCTATTTAACATCGCTACCTTTTTCATTTGATTTTCAAATGAGCGGCCGATACATCCGATTATTTCATGCCTCGCCATTTAGTGTTTGGACAAGAATTCAGCCGTGGGATTCAATGGAAAAAAGACTATCCATGTTTGAGAATACAAATGAAGTGTTGGGTCATTCAAACGAACCAGACATTGTCGGTTATGGGGATGTTCACAATGCTTTTATTCAACATTTGGAAGGAAAAACACTCTTTAATACAGGAAGTGTAGGGAACCCACTTGATATGACCCAAGCGTCGTATGTACTACTAGAAGGTGTGTATGGTGCAGAGGACATCGCCCCTTTTTCCATTCAATTTGTCCGGGTTCCATACGATATTGAACGTGCGCTACGCGAAGCAAAAGAGGAGCGATTACCTGATTATGAATGGTATGAACAGGAACTTTTGACAGGAAGGTATCGTGGGTTACCAACATAA